A region of Brevundimonas sp. NIBR10 DNA encodes the following proteins:
- a CDS encoding DUF1508 domain-containing protein, producing the protein MAHKFEVYKDKAGEFRVRFKYNSEVIFATEGYSDKSGAKRAIESIKKYVGDAETVEIE; encoded by the coding sequence GTGGCGCACAAGTTCGAAGTCTACAAGGACAAGGCGGGCGAGTTCCGCGTCCGCTTCAAGTACAATTCAGAGGTGATTTTCGCGACCGAGGGCTATTCCGACAAGTCGGGGGCCAAGCGGGCGATCGAGTCGATCAAGAAATATGTCGGCGACGCCGAGACGGTCGAGATCGAGTAG
- the rimM gene encoding ribosome maturation factor RimM (Essential for efficient processing of 16S rRNA), whose translation MTDAQPKLILVGQVAGGFGVKGEVRVTAYTADPRALTAYGPLLRADGSPGLTLTATRATKDGLIGRASEIRTKEEADALRGLKLHVPRDRFPEPDEDEVYLADLIGVEARDPEGVVLGTVRAVQNFGADDMLEISPATGGPTWFLPFTKATTPELHLADGWLLAERPVEVGEREPD comes from the coding sequence ATGACGGACGCACAGCCCAAACTCATCCTCGTCGGCCAGGTCGCCGGCGGGTTCGGTGTGAAGGGGGAGGTGCGGGTCACGGCCTATACCGCCGACCCCAGAGCGCTGACCGCATACGGCCCGCTGCTGCGCGCCGATGGATCACCGGGCCTGACCCTGACGGCCACACGGGCGACCAAGGACGGCCTTATCGGCCGGGCCAGCGAAATCAGGACCAAAGAAGAGGCAGACGCTCTGCGCGGGCTGAAGCTGCACGTCCCGCGCGACCGGTTCCCAGAGCCGGACGAAGACGAGGTCTATCTGGCCGACCTGATCGGCGTCGAGGCCCGCGACCCGGAAGGCGTCGTGCTGGGCACGGTGCGGGCGGTGCAGAATTTCGGTGCCGACGACATGCTCGAGATCTCGCCCGCGACCGGTGGCCCGACCTGGTTCCTGCCCTTCACCAAGGCGACGACGCCCGAGCTTCATCTCGCCGACGGCTGGCTCCTGGCCGAGCGGCCCGTAGAGGTTGGCGAACGCGAGCCGGACTGA
- the rpsP gene encoding 30S ribosomal protein S16, with product MLKIRLARGGAKKRPYYHIVIADSHSPRDGKFIEKVGSYNPMLPKDGEKPRVALKADRISEWLSKGAQPTDRVARFISQSTDEALVGKVAWTQSNNPTKGAPGKKAQERSAERAQREADRAEAEAAAKIEAAEAAQKAKEDAAAAAEAAKNAPVVEETPAEEAPAAEAEGSAEVAVEEAPAEGTAEDEKTEA from the coding sequence ATGCTGAAGATTCGACTGGCCCGCGGTGGTGCCAAGAAGCGCCCCTACTATCACATCGTCATCGCCGACTCGCACTCGCCCCGCGACGGCAAGTTCATCGAGAAGGTCGGCAGCTACAACCCGATGCTGCCCAAGGACGGCGAGAAGCCCCGCGTCGCCCTGAAGGCCGACCGGATCTCGGAGTGGCTGTCCAAGGGCGCCCAGCCGACCGACCGCGTGGCCCGCTTCATCTCGCAGAGCACCGACGAAGCCCTGGTCGGCAAGGTCGCCTGGACGCAATCCAATAACCCGACCAAGGGTGCCCCGGGCAAGAAGGCCCAGGAGCGTTCGGCCGAACGCGCCCAGCGCGAAGCCGACCGCGCCGAGGCTGAAGCCGCCGCCAAGATCGAGGCCGCCGAAGCCGCCCAGAAGGCCAAGGAAGACGCCGCCGCCGCTGCCGAAGCCGCCAAGAACGCTCCGGTCGTCGAAGAGACCCCGGCCGAAGAGGCTCCGGCCGCTGAAGCTGAAGGTTCGGCCGAGGTCGCCGTCGAAGAGGCTCCGGCCGAAGGCACCGCCGAAGACGAAAAGACCGAGGCCTAA
- the ffh gene encoding signal recognition particle protein, which yields MFEALNERLTGVFDRITGRGALSEKDVSEAMREVRVALLEADVALPVVKDFIAFATERATGEDVIRSVKPADQVVKIVYDGLIEMLGGEEPTPINLNAAPPAVILMAGLQGSGKTTTSAKLALRLTKFDRKKVMLASLDTRRPAAMEQLAQLGKQIEVAVLPIVAGESAVQIARRALTSAKLQGFDVLILDTAGRITLDEALMAEVAEVAAVANPVETLLVADSLTGQDAVRTAKAFHERLPLTGLVLTRADGDGRGGAMLSMRAVTGLPIKYMGSGEKVDALDVFDARRVAGRILGQGDIVALVEKASQELDQSKAEAMARKLAKGQFDLNDLAAQFQQMKKMGGLQGIMGMLPGVAKMKNQMAESGVDDKSIARQEAIISSMTKAERKKPDLLNASRKKRVAAGAGVEVQDINRLLKQHRQMADMVKSMSRGGPRKMQQMAAMLGGLGGPTGVPGMGSGADMKRLQAMGGGKLPDTSADEMKAIQDRLAGLGGGQLPGGLPGLPGLPIKK from the coding sequence ATGTTCGAGGCTCTGAACGAAAGGTTGACAGGCGTTTTCGACCGGATCACCGGTCGTGGAGCCCTGTCCGAGAAGGACGTCTCCGAGGCGATGCGCGAGGTTCGCGTGGCCCTGCTGGAGGCCGACGTCGCCCTGCCGGTCGTCAAGGACTTCATCGCCTTCGCCACCGAACGCGCCACCGGCGAAGACGTCATCCGCTCGGTCAAGCCGGCCGATCAGGTGGTCAAGATCGTCTATGACGGCCTGATCGAGATGCTGGGCGGCGAGGAGCCGACCCCGATCAACCTGAACGCCGCGCCGCCCGCCGTCATCCTGATGGCCGGCCTGCAGGGCTCGGGCAAGACCACGACCTCGGCCAAGCTGGCGCTGCGTCTGACGAAGTTCGATCGCAAGAAGGTCATGCTTGCATCCCTCGATACGCGCCGTCCGGCCGCGATGGAGCAGCTTGCCCAGCTGGGCAAGCAGATCGAGGTCGCCGTCCTGCCGATCGTCGCGGGCGAGAGCGCGGTCCAGATCGCCCGGCGCGCCCTGACGTCCGCGAAACTCCAGGGCTTCGACGTCCTGATCCTCGACACCGCCGGGCGGATCACTCTGGACGAGGCCCTGATGGCCGAGGTGGCCGAGGTGGCCGCCGTCGCCAATCCGGTCGAGACGCTGCTGGTCGCCGACAGCCTGACCGGCCAGGACGCGGTGCGCACCGCCAAGGCCTTCCACGAGCGGCTACCGCTGACCGGCCTGGTCCTGACCCGCGCCGACGGCGACGGGCGTGGCGGTGCCATGCTGTCGATGCGGGCGGTCACCGGCCTGCCGATCAAATACATGGGCTCGGGCGAGAAGGTCGATGCCCTCGACGTGTTCGACGCCCGCCGCGTCGCCGGCCGCATCCTGGGCCAGGGGGACATCGTCGCCCTGGTCGAGAAGGCGTCCCAGGAACTGGATCAGTCCAAGGCCGAGGCCATGGCCCGCAAGCTGGCCAAGGGCCAGTTCGACCTGAACGACCTGGCCGCCCAGTTCCAGCAGATGAAGAAGATGGGCGGGCTTCAGGGCATCATGGGAATGCTGCCCGGCGTCGCCAAGATGAAGAACCAGATGGCCGAGAGCGGCGTCGACGACAAATCGATCGCGCGCCAGGAAGCCATCATCAGCTCCATGACCAAGGCCGAGCGCAAGAAGCCGGACCTGTTGAACGCCAGCCGCAAGAAGCGCGTCGCGGCGGGTGCCGGGGTCGAGGTCCAGGACATCAACCGCCTGCTGAAACAGCACCGCCAGATGGCCGACATGGTCAAGTCCATGTCCAGGGGCGGCCCGCGCAAGATGCAGCAGATGGCCGCCATGCTGGGCGGCCTCGGCGGCCCCACCGGTGTCCCCGGCATGGGCTCGGGCGCCGACATGAAACGCCTTCAGGCCATGGGGGGCGGCAAGCTGCCCGACACCTCGGCCGACGAGATGAAAGCCATTCAGGACCGGCTCGCCGGTCTGGGCGGCGGACAACTGCCGGGAGGGCTTCCGGGCCTGCCCGGACTTCCCATCAAGAAATAA
- a CDS encoding type II toxin-antitoxin system Phd/YefM family antitoxin, which produces MIEVSATDFAKKMGQYRRAAHREPVAVSDRSGITEVLISKADFDHYQELKARETKAYFVWDLPDDIVEAIGKAEMDPRHAHLDALLDE; this is translated from the coding sequence ATGATCGAAGTATCCGCCACCGACTTCGCCAAGAAGATGGGCCAGTATCGCCGGGCTGCGCATCGGGAGCCTGTCGCGGTCAGTGATCGGTCGGGGATCACCGAGGTTCTGATCTCCAAGGCCGATTTCGATCACTATCAGGAATTAAAGGCGCGCGAGACCAAGGCCTATTTCGTCTGGGATTTGCCGGACGATATCGTTGAGGCAATCGGCAAAGCGGAAATGGACCCGCGTCACGCTCACCTCGACGCCCTACTGGACGAATAG
- a CDS encoding type II toxin-antitoxin system PemK/MazF family toxin, with the protein MIALNYLWRREADTGREEARYPRPCVIVLALETRAVGPNTVVTVPVTHSAPRDSTSAIELPPSVKKSLGLDDLPSWIVTDEANIFQWPGHDLARRRDGTVEYGFLPPGLFARVRSSVEDTIKQGRLKRVLR; encoded by the coding sequence GTGATTGCCCTGAACTATCTGTGGCGTCGCGAGGCGGATACTGGTCGCGAAGAGGCCCGCTATCCGCGTCCATGTGTGATTGTCTTGGCGCTTGAAACGAGGGCTGTTGGTCCGAACACCGTCGTGACGGTTCCGGTCACCCATTCTGCTCCGCGTGACAGCACATCCGCGATCGAACTTCCGCCGTCGGTGAAGAAAAGCCTTGGACTGGATGATCTTCCATCATGGATCGTTACGGACGAAGCCAACATCTTCCAGTGGCCCGGTCACGATCTGGCACGAAGGCGCGACGGTACCGTCGAATACGGATTTCTGCCGCCCGGCCTGTTCGCCCGTGTACGGTCGAGCGTTGAGGACACCATCAAGCAGGGTCGGTTGAAACGCGTATTGCGTTGA